The Paracoccus sp. MC1862 genome includes a window with the following:
- a CDS encoding tyrosine-type recombinase/integrase, producing MIMTDNPNTCVDPYLDSFAQSFAAASYRACTMRTYFHLARKLGKLMDGAGIEPSTLTPDLADQLARTEARGPDTGIRFHHFARRFAEHLIDIGVAQPVPVTEAQAARAALLAEFENYLVTQRGLSPRTIYHTLRFANRLLDHRFGEATMDLPDLRPADVIGFIEHVLATARRDKTVATHVRIFLQYLFARGVTATNLALSVPKTAKRWDVRLPRHLSPDGVEAVLASARDDQRYGARDYAMLLLMARLGLRAVEVIAIQLDDIDWRAGELTVRGKGQLHDRLPITPEVGGALSRYLQEERGPATSRTLFVAHRKPYRPFKDGQIVNAILKEALKATGQKPVTPYVGSHLLRHSLATQLVNAGASLDEVGDVLRHRSRSSTMIYARLDIDGLRSVAMPWPVAGGAQ from the coding sequence ATGATCATGACCGACAATCCGAACACCTGCGTCGATCCCTATCTGGACTCGTTCGCGCAAAGCTTTGCTGCCGCCAGTTACAGAGCGTGCACGATGAGAACCTACTTCCATCTTGCCCGGAAGCTCGGGAAGCTGATGGACGGAGCCGGGATCGAGCCCTCCACGTTGACCCCCGATCTTGCAGACCAACTGGCGCGGACGGAGGCGCGCGGACCGGACACCGGGATCCGCTTCCACCATTTTGCCCGCAGGTTCGCCGAACACCTGATCGATATCGGGGTGGCGCAGCCGGTGCCTGTGACCGAAGCGCAGGCCGCGCGAGCGGCGTTGCTGGCTGAGTTCGAGAACTATCTCGTCACGCAGCGGGGCCTGAGCCCACGAACGATCTATCACACGTTGCGCTTCGCCAACCGGCTCCTCGATCACCGCTTTGGCGAGGCAACGATGGACCTGCCGGACCTTCGTCCCGCCGATGTGATCGGCTTCATCGAGCATGTTCTGGCGACGGCACGCCGCGACAAGACGGTCGCGACCCATGTTCGTATCTTCCTGCAATATCTGTTCGCGCGTGGGGTGACGGCCACAAATCTAGCGCTCAGCGTTCCCAAAACGGCCAAGCGCTGGGATGTGCGACTTCCCCGGCATCTTTCGCCCGATGGGGTCGAAGCGGTTCTCGCCTCTGCGCGCGACGATCAGCGATACGGCGCCCGCGATTATGCGATGCTGCTGCTCATGGCGCGGCTCGGGCTCCGGGCAGTCGAGGTCATCGCAATCCAGCTCGACGACATCGACTGGCGTGCCGGCGAACTGACGGTGCGCGGCAAAGGCCAGCTGCATGATCGGCTGCCGATCACGCCCGAGGTTGGCGGTGCCCTGAGCCGTTACCTGCAGGAGGAGCGGGGCCCGGCGACCTCCCGAACTCTGTTCGTCGCCCATCGCAAGCCTTATCGGCCGTTCAAGGACGGACAGATCGTCAATGCCATCCTCAAGGAGGCGTTGAAGGCGACGGGCCAGAAGCCGGTTACGCCCTATGTGGGCTCGCACCTGCTGCGTCATAGCCTTGCGACCCAGCTGGTGAACGCCGGCGCATCGCTCGACGAAGTGGGCGATGTGCTGCGGCACCGCTCGCGCTCGTCGACCATGATATATGCCCGGCTCGACATCGACGGGCTGCGGTCCGTCGCAATGCCCTGGCCCGTGGCAGGAGGCGCGCAATGA